Part of the Juglans regia cultivar Chandler chromosome 14, Walnut 2.0, whole genome shotgun sequence genome, ATTTTTACAGCACATTAATTAACAGTGGGACATgaaatcgattttttttttttctttccccgCCAGAAAGCTAGCAGCTGGTAGATACTTCTAAAAACGTCATGATTCATAAAGCCACATAACTCGATTACTAACATCAAGTAGACCAACATGCGTACAGAAAACGGCATTCATGTGAAAGTTCTTATTAAAAGGCAACAGATTGCTAATAAAGGTCTTATTAAATAGATCAACTTTGATCAGCAACCTCGAGACTTCGATTCGTGATCAAGAAGCATATGCACTCAAAGACAGACGTGGGCTAACTATAGCTGCAAGGGGAACGGCTTTCTGCAAGGCAAGTCCAAAGGATTCCTCCATGTTTAATTCAACACCTTTCGGTAATTTCCAGTCAAAAGAGTGAACCAATGTCCCAAGAATGTACTCCACTAGCACAATTCCCATCCTAGTCCCAGCACAGATCCTCCTTCCAGCTCCAAATGGGATCAACTCGAAATCATTTCCTCTTGGGTcgatttttgcattttttccTGTTAAAAACCTTTCTGGTGTAAAGTCCAAGGGGTTTTCCCACACGTCAGGGTCTCTTCCTATTGCCCAAATGTTCACACTAAGCCTAGTGTTCTTGGGAATGTAGTAGCCATTAACCTCGCATGCTTGGGTTGAGACCCGGGGCAGGTTTAGAGGCGTAGACGGGTGCTTTCGCATGGTTTCTTTGCATATGGCCTGAAGATATGGGAGCTTTGATATGTCTGCTTCCTCCAGGCGTCGGTTCTTTCCAATCACTCGATCCATCTCCTCGTGCGCCCGCCTCAGGATGCTTGGGTTTTTCAACATCTCCGCTAGTGCCCACTCTATTATGCTTGATGATGTATCAGTTCCGGCCGTAAATAAGttcttcaaataataataaaaaaaaaaatcatcaaaaaacaatcgtataatattattaacagggtggattttttttttcacatattttttaatcatctttaaatatattaaaaaaagccaattcattaattaataaacacttctttaactattaatttttttaaaataaaaataaaaatagtatcaATGGATTTGGGATTCCATTTCCTCGGTCTCCAGTATTTTCCTTAATACATATTGTACATgctttcatacatatatatattgtaaatatttatacgatagagtaatgctacatatcaTCATGAAATATTGTACAAACGtcgcataatcattttgaaaaagagtaaagtctaatattaaaaattaattcttttatttttatctcgtaattactaactttttttaaaaaaaattaaacgatatttacatatttttcttatctcacataattaaagttatatatataataacttatTAAATCGTTTCCGAAAAAGCagctaattaaaaataataattgatactTGTTTATACCCACTGAATTCCCAAATTAATCTACGACTCAAATTAGTTATACCTGTCAGTgtacaaataaagaaaatatatatatagagaaatactttagattctgaatttagaatttaaaaaatgtcttGATTgagattgttttcttttttattgaatgattaaaaaaatattttttattgatgttatgaattttttattttttaaaaaatttttatgatgattaaaaaatatataaaaaaatcatattattcgaaatatttttttaattttaaattcaggACCCGtaatactcatatatatatatatatatatatatatttttatatgcaggAGTGTTACAAGAAAATATTCCTTACGAATTACgaggtgaattttttttacgGCGGATGAATTAAACAATTtagttatgttttgtttattttgatggtttgagataaaaattaaataaaatattatttttaatattattattttaaaatttataaaaaataaattatttattatattttatattaaaatttaaaaaaattataaaagatttttattatctatatttagatattaaaataaattgaattaaaaagataaaatattaataaaatattattttttaatattattattttaaaatttaaaaaaattaaattatttattatattttatattaaaattagagATAAATTTAAACTACAAACGAAAGCTTAAACTACGGCGCGATCTTTTTTAAGTGTTAGAGCGCCCAGCAGCAGACCTGACACTTAATAGTCTAAGATGTTATCCACATATAGGTCCTAGCTATGTTATCCATATCTAGGTCCTAGCAACGTACCTACCTGGCAACTTACCAAAATTAAAAACGACTACTTCCTAATTAAGAAAAGTTATTAAATCACAGTTAACCCTTCATGAATTGACTACTTCCTAATTAACATACTCTCGATTAATGACGAATATTATTCGTACTTACCAACAGGAGGGCCTTAATGTTGGTCAAGCTCAGCCTCTCGCCTGCAGAGACGTTGTCTCGGTTAGCCATGACAACGTCTAAGAAATCTGGCTTTCCCTTGCGTTCATGTGCCGAAGCTGAGTGCTCCTCAATCATCTTCGTCAGCAACACATCGAACCGCTTGTGCAAGCGCTTCATTCCTCGCTCAATCCCCTGCAAATCCATCCATGCAATGGATGGTATGAAATCTCCGATGTTAAAGAACCCAGCTGAAGTCATGAGCTCCACCACCATGTCCTTAAACTCGTTCGATTCCAGCCCTTTCGTCACAAACACTCGTCGACTCAGTATCACTTGCCCTATCATGTTCGCCATAGCGTACGTCAACATCTCCGGCACCACCACCAGCTCCCCTTGCCTGCTAGACTCGCACATCGCTCTTAGCATGTGCCCGAGCTCGGCCGCTCGAACCTGAGCCCAGTCCTCCAGAGCCTTCCCTCCAAGCATGTGCAAGTTGCTCAACTTCCTAAGCAACTTCCACCTCTGTCCATAGTCCGCAAACACCATGTCCTGAGCACCATACGCCAAATGCGTTGCGCCAGCATTCGGTGGACGGTTGGAGAAATTTAGGTCTAGGGTTTTGAGAAAAGCTCGTGCAGCATCCGGGGTAGAGGCCACGACCATGTTACAAGTGCCCATTTTTAGGTACATAACGGGTCCGTACTGTCGTGACAACTTGGCTAGGGTTACATGGGGCATGCTTCCTAGTAGGGGAAGAGCCCCTATAACCGGCCAACCTTTAGGGCCCGGTGGCAGTTTTCGAGCACTTTTTCTGAGGAGTGTACGAATGAAAAAGTGGGAGATTAAGAAGAGGAAAATGGCGGTGACAAGTTCCCGGAGAAGAAATATGTCTAGGGCCATGGCGTTGCAGGCTTGCAGCAGCTAGCAGTAGTGGCCACTAATATTAGGGGGTTTTGCATATGCAAATAAAAGCAAGGCTGCGTGTGATAGATACGTAAAGTTGCTCCAAGCGGcatgaaatatataaagatcGTGCGGCCATCATTACCGCTTTTAGGGTTAGGTTGAAGCCCACGTGACTAAACTCTAAAGTAGACCTTTCCACGAGGCCACTGGTCAAGAATTGTAGATATATACAGTAGGAGCGGTGCTACCTAACCCAGTCGGCACTACAACCGAAATGATGttttggaacaaaaaaaaaaaatctttccaaGCTCGTGCATATAATATTAGAATGAAaactatcattttatttttaaaaatatattttgagataaaattaaaagaatctgTTTGAATATATTCGaatgaaaatttcttttatcaTAGTTGAAATTCATCGTAGAATATCGtttaaatgaaaacaattttaaattcaaacaatagtaacgtgtttgaacgattacaaaatatgttcgaacaaacaTGAATTTGTTCGAACGACATGAACGTAGCTTTGCGTTCGAATGGTAAAGGATCAGATCGAACGGTATATTGGTTTGAACGGTATAAGTTATGTTCAAACACTTCGGAGATAAAtgacgtttgaacgttattTGATCGTTCGAACtcgatgaaaataaattatgttcaaacattatgttaccgttcgaacgataactatttatttaaaatcaataataaaaaactaaatagatattcataatatttgaaaaaatacagtAGAAACTGTTTAATACtcacaaaagttttataataagtgcaaactaaataaataaccgTGAGACGGacattgttcgtacataaatagataatcccaaaatatgtACGCAAAAAacatcagttgcttggaggcctgtattgttgcataagctgcttcatttggagttgcatctgtcttctaaactcttcttgttgttcttcatgttgtttgaggcgcatctccatatctgcttgttttgccagttgagcctctaactcgtgctgccttgcagtcaattcttcgattttggaattcgcattctctagcgctataaaagtcatagatgcattcccagaagaagaagaagagggagaaggctttacacagcgattcaaacccctcaaatatcttgaacgttgacccagaacttgtgtaaaaatatcaatatcacttgttaaggaattttgatctgacgcagattcagcacgtaggaCAATCAttttatcctatatatatataagataaagaattaatatcgtcataaatactctaatatatttaataaaaacaggttataatacttacataattttcacgagTATCAGGATGAGttcactctccattacgatcagtgtgcgatgcatcatataattttattagatcataattggtatctgaatcttgctacaataaatgtgttaagaaATAAAGTCATGatgattcatccaaataattaactatatccaataaaaaaaatagcaatactaATTTCTTAGAGAGACGATGGAAATATCTTGAGCTtgcatgatgattaatttttaattttgatctatttgtttttttataaaacttcgctcctgcaaagaaattgaaaatattatgaagtaaaatgacaaataggacaaataaaataattaaatgtaaTACCTGAtgtgatggatcctcaaacatgtcataAAGTTTTTCTCAttcagaaggtcggacatcctgaaaagaatgctggcgtgcatcttcattcttctcaaacttattgtaatgctcatgacacattgccttatatttgcggaatgtATTatccataagctcttccacaaTCTTACGCTCATCTCTCtgacaaaaatttaatttgaaatcatccttaaaaaatagtcacaaacacattatcatttataatattctaaatttaagtaaaatatagaaatttattatactaaatcaatgttttaaacattaccaaacaacgcttcttgataaacTCTTTAATATCTCgggggactttcttccatgaagtcgttaccaaaggtgcgtaagttcatgtaagagcacccacatgagatgcaagccaagctgttGGTTGTCATTCGCCCCCGGTACATTCGTCAGAaatgttaaccttgatcttacccacattccaatatttttccaacgtcacccATCTAGTGGTGCATTaaccttgacgagattgtactgtaaactctataaaatataacattgtaatcaattttatttatatgtctattataggaccttaattaataacttttatgagtattaaatttttaccttgttctgtaaagtcaatctctaatggtgagtctaaaagagagctaggaacaggtggagatgggttgcgaacttccttcctctttggcaggataatttcaaactactgatacatttattaagtaaaatatttgtcatcaagtgtaatgttaacacaTAATTGGTCTATCataatctgtatcagtttcatttgacaattcgctctcatcatctgtagatacttcagatgatttaacatttttctcaactgtcgcatcaacaatttcagcctcaatatcttctcatactggctcaaatccacaaacaaattgAAGGCGTGTtaactctcttggtatgcttcttgagtagaggggtcattttcttctttatcttgTCCTTTCGcctgagggataacatcatatatatttcttggagaatatttttgtactactcGTCATTGATTTCGTAACTTcgggtcatctaagtagaatacttgagatgcttgagaagtcaaaataaaaggataattttcataccatttttttgatgtattaacactcaaaaaatattcatcatcacggactccagtacaaggattgcttaaatctcaccaatcacacttaaatagATACAGcgcaagctctcccaaatatttcattccaattatatcgacaataacctcacagaaatcaatattttcttcatcatgaCTTTCTTCGACTAGGACACTACTATTTTaggttttcctataacaataTCGATccattgtgtgatacctactttcccgagaaatacatgcagaatattgAGCAGCACGTCTCGATGGGCCAcgcgccaatgcatacagttcatccgatatatcatttggattattcgcatacatttgtacaacctacatattgagtaaagcatatattatatcaaaatttaaatcaatatgtTTTCATTGgttattgagtaaagcatatgtaatgtcattacccgttcttcaaactatttcgggaactcctcttcatgtttctggtttatatcatttactcccaTTTCCTTGAACATGTTAACATGATCATTGAAATTGATAATTACCacaaatcttttatattcttagatttttttttttaagtaaatgagcgaatttaaattaagaaaacgTTATAacttcaagtagttctctaTCTCAGGGTAATTGTTCAATACGTACCACTGAGCTTTtactctcttccacacaagtcataaccacgcactgcaccaattggacgaagttgttgggaaaacacaaaaaacacatgccgttgtcttgctcggtcaacgtcaaagtttctttccgGCCGATCAAACCGAGTGTCAACTCCGTGAAAATATTTGGAACAAAAGGTACgccactcatcgtcaatatatgctttTGCAATTGATAATTCTGGGcgggccttgttacccactgtcgtttcaactttccaagaaatggTTCAATGTTATACATCtatctatattgaactggtcctgcaagtTGAGtctcacgtggcaaatgaacggTTAGGTGAACCATAACGTCGAAGAATGACGGTGGGTAAATACTTTCtaacttacacaatattatggcaatttctcgttccattcgatccaaaACTTCTACATTTAACGTCctagcacataagtctttaaaaaatgcacccaactcagtcaaagccacgcGCACATCTCTCgtcaagtacccacggatatcaataggcaagatacgctgtaagaagacatgacaatcatgactttttaatctaattattttccAATCTTACAATAAATGACAACTTATTGTGTCTTCTGCATTCTGGATATagctcacgctgtgaatcattccacaatcgtacaaaagtgttatggcccccatcatttgagcttgatgtgtccgtgtcaccttcatccataaacattctcgcaccgatgtcacctaacatttGCTCCATATTCTCATCGTATTCATCTCCAACGACCTCTGGTTGTACACCTTcattcttcttcatgtggagcctcaaatgaagttggatataGTTCGCCTTGTAGGATTCAATCAGTATAACTttatcaatacctttgacaaacagatgctctctcacaaagtctatcttatgagaacgcaaattcctacattctctgcatgggcatctgatacgcccatcactatcGCATGTACCTAATGCgaactccaagaatttcttaacaccttcagtatatacattgtaattttgACTCAATCGATTGCTAACTCTCATTCAACTCTTATCCATAccgactatattcattacaaacaatcaCGTGCGCAAACAAGCATGTATCATGTATCAATCAAGGAGTATGTCATCTTTCAccaggtagttggtcctatcccttTTGAGATTGTAAGATTATAgtcgccaacctatgatctattatctgtcacgtccaacaaaattttggtagcacctccccatagttctccaaatatgctcatttGGTTGTGTGCACTGACGCTTAACAAGTCATTGCACCATTACTGAAACTGCATATCCGGAGAACAAGagatgaatctaccaaaatcataatgttggacgacAACAAATATAGTTTGATAGTTTACGaaaatgatcttacaatcccaaactgtccactctggacaattcaaaAGTTTTCAATCAAACATTCATccggattgataactcttgaacatgtctaaggtttattttgatgaacaaacaatgcaaaatatgctaacatatataaaaaaaataacaacatattatttatacaacaatacaacaaaaacgtaattagtaggtattatttaaagatttaatagtattttaatttaaatattaattttattaatttagaattaactatttaagtgttattaaatcctaactatatttgtattttaatttaaagatttagtagtacttataatttacaaacttcattttattaatttagagtcaagtatttaagtattattaaatcttaactattttatttaaatttaaagatttagtagtatatataatttacaaacttcattttattaatttagaattaattatttaagtattattaaatcttaactattttattttaatttaaagatttagtagtacatataatttacaaacttcgttttattaatttagaattaagtatttaaacattattaaatcttaactattttattttaatttaaagatttagtagtattttaatttaaatgttaattttattaatttagaattaagtatttaagggtttttaaatcttaactattgtattttaatttaaagatttagaagtacatataatttacaactattcttatatatttgtattctaATCTTAAATACATTGATGTATAGTTTACGTTTGAACGGTGCTACactatgttcgaacataacatACACGTTCAGATGGTAATCCTAACCCGTTCGAAGGTGTTCATTCCAGATTTCAGTCATCTGTAACAACTGAAAACCCCATTAATCCGAGTATACAAATTTCTCACAacaacacaaacaacaatatcaaTAGCATACAAAtttctaacattgcaaaatattatattcaaaccaaaatgagaattTAAAAGGCATATCtgaatttttggagatgaaaatgcAAGGATATTAAATTATATGCCGTGCAAAGGAGCTCCCTAACAAGTAGTAATCCAAGAATAATTGAGTGAGATGTTAATATTTTGAGTTTAGGGGCTAGTTTGAGGAAGAATGGCTCTCGTTCACAAAGGGGCTGATCTGTTTCATGAGAGTGGCGCACGGGAGGAGAGCGAGattgtgaggttctgtcgtgtATTTGCAGAAGATTtcctgttcgaacggttatttactaaccgttcgaacgtgaaatattTAGCAGGATGAATTCCCTCCTAacttttaacgttcgaacgtataaatagtatgttcgaacgttaatggaTGCATTCCCGCTTGATTattaatcgttcgaacgttatttttaacagttcgaacggtttgttaaatgtttattaatatttttttaatactataccttcaaataaaagaacaacattaatatatatagacatattagatgatactatagtttAATAACAtagtaatatcatattataatatataatcgatagtgtcatctaattagactataacacaaatatattatgttaatatattagattatatatataacatatatatagtatcatatataatgtcatctaTAGTACTAACATagatagtgtcatctaattagaccataaatacttaattaatatcttaatatattagactatatagataacatatatatagtatcatatatagtgtcatctaattagtgtataactaaaatatattatgttaatatattagactatatatataacatatatatagtatcatatataatgtcatctaTAGTACTAACATagatagtgtcatctaattagaccataaatacttaattaatatcttaatatattagactatagataacatat contains:
- the LOC109000585 gene encoding flavonoid 3',5'-hydroxylase 2-like translates to MALDIFLLRELVTAIFLFLISHFFIRTLLRKSARKLPPGPKGWPVIGALPLLGSMPHVTLAKLSRQYGPVMYLKMGTCNMVVASTPDAARAFLKTLDLNFSNRPPNAGATHLAYGAQDMVFADYGQRWKLLRKLSNLHMLGGKALEDWAQVRAAELGHMLRAMCESSRQGELVVVPEMLTYAMANMIGQVILSRRVFVTKGLESNEFKDMVVELMTSAGFFNIGDFIPSIAWMDLQGIERGMKRLHKRFDVLLTKMIEEHSASAHERKGKPDFLDVVMANRDNVSAGERLSLTNIKALLLNLFTAGTDTSSSIIEWALAEMLKNPSILRRAHEEMDRVIGKNRRLEEADISKLPYLQAICKETMRKHPSTPLNLPRVSTQACEVNGYYIPKNTRLSVNIWAIGRDPDVWENPLDFTPERFLTGKNAKIDPRGNDFELIPFGAGRRICAGTRMGIVLVEYILGTLVHSFDWKLPKGVELNMEESFGLALQKAVPLAAIVSPRLSLSAYAS